cttaatttggattcccgagacggtatcttatatttaaaaaattgaagtgcatatctgggctcccttcctttccgtagccccgtttccccttgactcgtaataagcccgtagggggtcatgcccctactgtacggtatatataaaaataacatataccgaggtttggagggctctggccggaaaggggacgtgggggtccgcttagtccgatgatgtgttcacggagggcgacgtggcaacccacaaatccgaactaaaggttaatcgctcctgtaaaaatgttccaaatcttcagctcttcttccggcttctcttagccaatcaccgggtaatctccccggtgggtcaacaaggcagtgtctccccctgcctgggttgacggcaacttttgaaagggctattgtgcctttttaaagttgcaaaaataattgtaatatgcagagaattgtcaataaaatttttttataaaaaattttttgcaaaatttgtttctttcattgtctgtgttagctgtgttcacacattacaattatgaacttttatttattttgctttgctttatttgtttttgtcacctttgatggtaagcatgtttccattggtttatcgtttatctgtaagtattctattattatccagggatcggaccctggatgttcggtataccgcgccgatgctctaccaatgagccatgaatcatatgacgtcaagttggcttttctctagtcacttgtggacttgcatttacacttagaataaaactgaaatgcaattccgcaatatactcttctacatttattctacttcatttttacacatttactgaggtttgaacccagggtaacaggtgtcgcagctaaaggctcttcCGCAGAGCTAGGAACATTATGAatgcaatagaaagataaacatatagttgtgaaagactgcataaacatcctagacgataacatatgatatgcgataataaactatttagatatatctcgtggcttaatgttagagcatcggcgttgcacgctgaatgtctgggtatcggttcccatacgagtaaaacaaaatacaaaattacttcaaaaaatatccagatattacacgttgcTCCTTAAAtgtaagttgaagaattcaaagagtgtaataaataataattgaatacttacagataaacgataaaccaatggaaacaaagcttaccatcaaaggtgacaaaaacaaataaagcaaaacaaaaagaaaaaagttgataaatgtaatgtgtgaacacagaaatacaacgaaagaaacaaattttgcaaaaaatattttataaaaaaaaattttattgacaattctctgcatattacaattatttttgcaactttaaaaaggcataatagccctttcaaaagttgccgtcaacccaggcagggggagacactgccttgttgacccaccggggagattacccggtgattggctaagagaagccggaagaagagctgaagatttggaacatttttacaggagcgattaacctttagttcggatttgtgggttgccacgtcgccctccgtgaacacatcatcggactaagcggacccccacgtcccctttccggccagagccctccaaacctcggtatatgttatttttatatataccgtacagtaggggcatgaccccctacgggcttattacgagtcaaggggaaacggggctacggaaaggaagggagcccagatatgcacttcaattttttaaatataagataccgtctcgggaatccaaattaagtataaaatgtcatgtcatccattcaatcattacaatttattcagtgtcttgccccaaccaagaatcttttcagatccaatgttactattaacctatgctgagaatagaaaaacaacaccattaagcatctcaattgttgctcatgtgacttacatgacttatagattcaacttctggcagaagcttgggaaaggccatacaaattgcagataaatatcattgtataaggctcttgaatgataaaatagcacccctagaatgttgcattgttgatagttgtgttcccagtatgctgaaaatcctttcctattggataattttttttttatagattagacatggttggcaaaaagcaggagaaatgctttgtcataaattcaaaaaattttcaagaaaattcctttcatacctaaaaagtccatgtatgatgttcatcgctgcaatgccaacgaaatgaaacatctttagggccatttaagtacccagcttcaccaacactctgaacgtaaaggacaagttgttctttagcaagagaagcagaattatttgaggcttctagttgtgacagaactataaaggattcattcacacaagatggtacttctcattagacaatttgcatactctattactttacctcatatcttaatggtaatgcactttcagtgtttttcaactgtaggctcactcttccatcctgtaacacttccagacttgacttgatcccccactaaaattctgtgaatgcaaaataatagcattaaaaatactttttcgatagacaaaaaaccgaaaagtacctaattcatgttttatgttgaactcatgctatttctgggtttccgtaccacacccattttcagcccaaatacggtcccacaattgttcacttccttcgctgcatggacttattactaacaattcttttagtgcagcacgaacagaatttaaatttaacacactgtcaggtggtggactgaataactaaacaataaataattgtttgttaaaattctatacttattttgaattcttatttgaaaagtttaggtacctgactgtgttcgcctaatgccaattcatcctcacgttcagttagggaagagttttgaaaaacctccttcactgtttggaaactgttccgttccaatttgttcttttgccctagctgagcttgtagactcaaaatttgagctacaaaacacaaatgaataaaagcaaataaatagaatcattacgtattaggccttaccatccttagctttgctgttatctaatattttgtgttgttccaataattgggcctgcagcttcataatttgatctaataaacaataattaataattgaaaaccaatataataatgtttatattaccatccttttgttttattatcttatccatttttcaattgttccttcagccacgcgttattctccatccacggtaatgaactaactgcgaatggcatccaatggactgaaattgcctacgccagtaataacgagtctgagcggtagatggctacgtgtcggaaataaagaaaaaagcgcgattttttattttttttccgccatttttttttttttttttatgtaaaacggattgccataataatCCGttaacgaaaataaaaattaaaaatcttggacttttttttgtttaactgctatcgccatctaccggtcatatttctagttaattctctacacaCACTGACAGAAAAtctttttaagcccgactaaataagcccgactaaataagcccgacttttctcggtcgggcttaaaatttttttctcaaaaaagtGACACTCATcgaaattggttgaatattaCAGGGTATAcagaaaattgaatgctgattccgggaaaattgctatttttaaaattaagttgATCATGTTTTAAATACACGGAATATTtaacgcaatgctagcgcgccagtacgctacagcgctagcgcgctACAGCAGGAAGTCGGGttttatattgtcgggcttaaaattttttcctattaaaaaataatatcattaaatctagttaactatatatgattctgattaaaaatttaacaaggaacacgaaaatgaaatttgtttttacgtagagtttattgtttttgaataatcatagaagtttgatgtttcacgctagcgctgtagcgtactggcgcgctagtaatggtttcgattcgcacacacactaattttatattttagattactccaaaactataaattctacgtaaaaacaaatcccattttcgtgttccttggttaatcttgaatcagaatcatctatagttatctagatttaatgctactattttttaacaggaaaaaattttaagcccgacaatataagcgcgggtttatttttaaacccaacttttaccgttttttacgttttattcaaaaactatgagccccaggagaaaaacaactctcacattcgtgatgcccgttcaattctgcatcgaaaccatgtatttaaagcgaaatctaaaattttgccaaaattgaaaaagtgagaaggctgtAGCTTTCTCATTTCTcccattttcttcaaatcctagatttcattaaaaatacattacttcgatttgaaattgatcgctgatcacgaaaatggggcaTGTTTTCATATCaggcttctactttttgaattaaccgtaaaaaacagaaagtcgggcttatctAGTctggcttaaaattttttcgatcagtgtatgtagagaattagcTAGAGACCTGACCGTTAGATgacgatagcagtaaaacagaataaaagaccaatcttttttatttttattttgggtaaaacgcaTTGTTATACCAAGAGCCATCTATCTagataaaacaaaactaaCACATGATCCTGTCTACAGTTGGGTAACGGCACCAGCAGAACCAAGCAATGCCACCTATTAGGCAGCCAGCGGACAAAGAGTTCCTACGCATTTACACATAGAAAActaatgccatctagcgataaACGTTTAGAAAAGTGCTGCCATCATGAGAAAGAATCTACAGTGATAGTGTCCTCTAGTGATAAATTACAGCAACACTTATTGCTCATCGGACTATCACCTaatgaaaacagaaatatGTGCACAACTTAAATCTGATTCCGGTTGCTTTCAGATATCTCAACAATTACCTCTGAAAGGTGATCACGTAACGCTATACTGCGATTATTCTGATGGATAATAATGTTACTTTGCGTACAGGCACACCACAATCCACTTCTCAGAAATGGTAAAATCATGATTCATCTTGGAATTGGCTATAACACCCTTAGCGTGAACGCTACTCTGCTTCTCCTTTAATATCATAATTCACTCAAAGATATCTCATTCCACTACGCCAGGGTTGTAGACCGTACGACCTGCTAACAGGTGCTGCGTGACCACGCCAGGCCCGATATTGATTGGAAAACGTTGCACCAGGACTGCTTCGTAATCGGTGTTCACAGATGGTCGATCAGCGTGATCCCGGCAAATTGAGCCGCCGTCATACCAAACCGCTCTTGAGTCATCCAGCAGTTTTGCCACCGCCATAACGTCCACGCAAGAGTGGGCATGCGACACGACCTTTCATAGGAACTCGAGAACTTTCATTCATTGACATGAGAGCAATGTGAACAATGCCCCTCTTGCATCGTGTGCTTCACTCGCGGGGGCAGCATAACACTTCCGTAATTTGTGCTTTGCATCTTAAGCCCTTTGGTAGCTCATAGTTTGAATTTAacctgaaaaatttttagattcGTACCATTACGGGTGCACATATAGGTAAGTTACAAAAGTAAAACTTGTGTTACCTATCCTGAAGTAATTACCATAGCCTCCCCTTCCATCTTCCTTTCGTATTCCGCTTTTTCATACATATTTTAATCATTAATTTTTCAATCTTTAAGTTTTTCGTACTTCTGTGGGTAGTTTAATGCGACTTATTACCTTTTTTAGAAGCTGTGGCCGTAGAAGTCAAAACTACAATTAGCAAAGCAGCCCACGGGAAATAAGAAaagcatttgaatttttttatcaGCAGGGACGACTCCTAGCTCAgacaatgttttctttgacAAACCAACTATAGAGCTATTCagttacaatttattcagttttCGAGCTGAATAAATATTAAGGGGATTGTTGATCAATTTATTTCCATGTCGTAGTCGGGATTGCCTGAAAGAAATCCTGTAATGAACCTTGCATGATTTTCCGGAGAAATATAGCTTTCCTTGACAGCGCTGTCTTTTTTCATGTCACTAATCCATGTTGCCTAGAATGAATAATATCGAAATAGTAGATACCTGCATCGTTACGCATTttcatatacatatatattcatatacatatatatattatatatatactgtatatatatataataaataataataaataataataaataataataaataataataaataataataaataataataaataataataaataataataaataatatatatatatatatatatatatatatactttacgtccatatttttatattgggaAAATACCTTACCAGATTCGGGAAGTTTTCCATTTCGACTATGAACTTTTCTTGGCTCAGTATAGGCAATATGGGCAATCTCTCCATCCATGGCCAAATCATGTAATCCACCATACCAGGATTGTCACCTATATTCAAAGCTTCTTCTAAAAAACACACCGTTAAGATATTACGTTCATCATCACCTCCAAAGAATTTGATGTCTCTCTTCATCAGTTCTTcgtcaaaaatttttaaacccTTCTGGATACCATCAATGGGCCTTTTCCAAGAATCTTCAACATCTAATTTTGCGCGGTACAGTTTGTATAAGTTACCATTAACCTAagtgaaaaccaaaaaataaacttttaaacacgaaaatggaagtaTCTCTAAGCTTTAATTACCACATTgaacatttcaattaaaatccTGTCTTGTGCCTTACGAAATGGATCAGTACTATTTAGCAAATAAGGACTTGGATAGACTTCATCAAGATAAGCAGCAGTGATTACGCTCTCAAATATCACTTTTCCATCAAATTCTAGGCATGGGACTTTTCCAAGTGggtttttctgaaaaaaccaGTCCGGTTTTGTGACTAAGTTAATGTTCACAACTTCATTTCTAGAAACGAATGGACAACATGAGACAGGTTTCTGATTATTGAACAAAAGCTTATTTTTACGGAATTCTCTTGGCTGCT
The nucleotide sequence above comes from Daphnia carinata strain CSIRO-1 chromosome 3, CSIRO_AGI_Dcar_HiC_V3, whole genome shotgun sequence. Encoded proteins:
- the LOC130693737 gene encoding pyrimidodiazepine synthase-like, which codes for MSIFTAIARSTPPNSVLFFCALRSTHFRRIERMSDVFVPISETKHLTSGSTCPVITPGLMRLYSMKFCPYAQRTRLVLAAKRIPNEVVNINLVTKPDWFFQKNPLGKVPCLEFDGKVIFESVITAAYLDEVYPSPYLLNSTDPFRKAQDRILIEMFNVVNGNLYKLYRAKLDVEDSWKRPIDGIQKGLKIFDEELMKRDIKFFGGDNPGMVDYMIWPWMERLPILPILSQEKFIVEMENFPNLATWISDMKKDSAVKESYISPENHARFITGFLSGNPDYDMEIN